The window AGATGACTCCGGTCTATATCTAGCTGTCCTGTATTTCTTCATTTCAAGCCAAATCTGTTTCAGTAAAAATGCATGCTACTGAACAAACCAAAGGAGTTAAAAGCAAAGTGCACATACCTGCAAATGGCTTTTAACATGATATATAGTTAATCCTTCAACTTTCATGAGCTTCAGCACGCCCTTTGGAGTAGCTTCTGTAGAAAGCAGACAGAAAAACAGGGGAAAATGAGGACAAAGGTTAGCAAACTAAGGCTAAGGACTTAACAAACAGAGAGAAAAAGATCACCGTACTTTCACTCCCCCCAAGTTGGTTGACAGCCTCCACAAACGCCTCATGAAGTTCTGGTGTCCAACGCATTCGTGACTTAGCAGGAGCAAAATTTGCTGAGGAAGAGAGGGCAGCACCAATGCAATTCTCTCCATATGAAGCAGGAAGTTGTTGATGACCTTGGGATTGATGTCCTGGAATCTGTGAAAGTGGTTTTGAAACTTGGAATGGCACCTAAAGCAATAAAATGAGATCCTAACACATTCCTTAAATAAATTACTTATCAGTTTCCTCTGAAAGCTGATGTTGATTTGAGTTATGAAAAACTTCACCTTTGGCTCAAGATCTTGAATGTTGTCAGCAAGAAGGTCATTCCAATTAGTAGTCAAAGTGTCATCATCACTGATTAGCCTCTCAGCCCACTCCTGCCAATCATTTTGCTTAGAATACTCCTCAGATGCCATTATAGGGCAGGCACTACTTTCTACCCGATTATTATCAATAGAGCCATTTTCAGGAAAATCCAGAAAGCTTGGCAGGGAATCTGTATGCCAGGAAACACTGCTTTCTTTGGAATAATGGCTTGGTGTTGCTGAAGTTGGTGGTCCAGTATTTGAAGAATATGATAATGGAAATTGGGTGATGTTAGTTGATGATTGTGAAATCAAATGAGCATTAGTAGAGTGTTTTTCATCAGGTGAAAGAGATGAGTGATGAAGATCAGTTGAATATCCAGGGGAAGACGAAAAAATATGCCCAACTACTCCACCGGAATTTAAATAACTTGAATGAGTAAAAGGTCTTGTCATAAGCTCTTGTTCTACAAAATCCAATTGTGATTGAGGCAGCTTGGGAAACATCTCTTCTGGGGGTATTGGAAGGATTGACAAGGATGAAGAAAGTGCTCCAGACATCCCCATGTTATTGAGTTGCTTTGATCTTTCAATGGAGAAAGTAGGATGTGCTTCCATTATTTCCCTTCATTGtcgattaaaaagataaaatatcagTTTTCAGGAAATTTATAAATTCTTGAACCCAGCATTTTTTTTTCCCATGATAATGCTCACCAGCAAAATACTACTCAACTTGATTTTTGTTACTGGTACCCAAACCAGACTATTTGTCATCAATCTTCAGATctgtgaaaggaaaaaaatactcTAGTCtgtaatataaaaagttagtcAAAAAAGAAAGCAACTCACTATTAAGAACTTCTGAAGATTATAAAACTTCATCATCAAAGACAGACTAGATAAAAAGCATGCTGAATcctgaaaacaaaaacagaaacataCTAAATGTAAATCATCATTGCACTTGATCACAAACCTGAGTTTCAATGTAAGATAGATATTCA of the Glycine max cultivar Williams 82 chromosome 13, Glycine_max_v4.0, whole genome shotgun sequence genome contains:
- the PHR22 gene encoding protein PHOSPHATE STARVATION RESPONSE 1 isoform X2, whose product is MTNSLVWVPVTKIKEIMEAHPTFSIERSKQLNNMGMSGALSSSLSILPIPPEEMFPKLPQSQLDFVEQELMTRPFTHSSYLNSGGVVGHIFSSSPGYSTDLHHSSLSPDEKHSTNAHLISQSSTNITQFPLSYSSNTGPPTSATPSHYSKESSVSWHTDSLPSFLDFPENGSIDNNRVESSACPIMASEEYSKQNDWQEWAERLISDDDTLTTNWNDLLADNIQDLEPKIPGHQSQGHQQLPASYGENCIGAALSSSANFAPAKSRMRWTPELHEAFVEAVNQLGGSEKATPKGVLKLMKVEGLTIYHVKSHLQKYRTARYRPESSEGVMEKKTSSVEEMASLDLRTGIEITEALRLQMEVQKRLHEQLEIQRNLQLRIEEQGRYLQMMFEKQCKPGNETFKAPSSIIETPSGGSSNATKDSLAKNEMEASQVNHGRSGPDQVKGSTTFEEGSLEKCGKPDSPKTEHAIASEDSAQAPKRQRTE
- the PHR22 gene encoding protein PHOSPHATE STARVATION RESPONSE 1 isoform X3, producing the protein MEAHPTFSIERSKQLNNMGMSGALSSSLSILPIPPEEMFPKLPQSQLDFVEQELMTRPFTHSSYLNSGGVVGHIFSSSPGYSTDLHHSSLSPDEKHSTNAHLISQSSTNITQFPLSYSSNTGPPTSATPSHYSKESSVSWHTDSLPSFLDFPENGSIDNNRVESSACPIMASEEYSKQNDWQEWAERLISDDDTLTTNWNDLLADNIQDLEPKVPFQVSKPLSQIPGHQSQGHQQLPASYGENCIGAALSSSANFAPAKSRMRWTPELHEAFVEAVNQLGGSEKATPKGVLKLMKVEGLTIYHVKSHLQKYRTARYRPESSEGVMEKKTSSVEEMASLDLRTGIEITEALRLQMEVQKRLHEQLEIQRNLQLRIEEQGRYLQMMFEKQCKPGNETFKAPSSIIETPSGGSSNATKDSLAKNEMEASQVNHGRSGPDQVKGSTTFEEGSLEKCGKPDSPKTEHAIASEDSAQAPKRQRTE
- the PHR22 gene encoding protein PHOSPHATE STARVATION RESPONSE 1 isoform X1; this encodes MTNSLVWVPVTKIKEIMEAHPTFSIERSKQLNNMGMSGALSSSLSILPIPPEEMFPKLPQSQLDFVEQELMTRPFTHSSYLNSGGVVGHIFSSSPGYSTDLHHSSLSPDEKHSTNAHLISQSSTNITQFPLSYSSNTGPPTSATPSHYSKESSVSWHTDSLPSFLDFPENGSIDNNRVESSACPIMASEEYSKQNDWQEWAERLISDDDTLTTNWNDLLADNIQDLEPKVPFQVSKPLSQIPGHQSQGHQQLPASYGENCIGAALSSSANFAPAKSRMRWTPELHEAFVEAVNQLGGSEKATPKGVLKLMKVEGLTIYHVKSHLQKYRTARYRPESSEGVMEKKTSSVEEMASLDLRTGIEITEALRLQMEVQKRLHEQLEIQRNLQLRIEEQGRYLQMMFEKQCKPGNETFKAPSSIIETPSGGSSNATKDSLAKNEMEASQVNHGRSGPDQVKGSTTFEEGSLEKCGKPDSPKTEHAIASEDSAQAPKRQRTE
- the PHR22 gene encoding protein PHOSPHATE STARVATION RESPONSE 1 isoform X4 is translated as MEAHPTFSIERSKQLNNMGMSGALSSSLSILPIPPEEMFPKLPQSQLDFVEQELMTRPFTHSSYLNSGGVVGHIFSSSPGYSTDLHHSSLSPDEKHSTNAHLISQSSTNITQFPLSYSSNTGPPTSATPSHYSKESSVSWHTDSLPSFLDFPENGSIDNNRVESSACPIMASEEYSKQNDWQEWAERLISDDDTLTTNWNDLLADNIQDLEPKIPGHQSQGHQQLPASYGENCIGAALSSSANFAPAKSRMRWTPELHEAFVEAVNQLGGSEKATPKGVLKLMKVEGLTIYHVKSHLQKYRTARYRPESSEGVMEKKTSSVEEMASLDLRTGIEITEALRLQMEVQKRLHEQLEIQRNLQLRIEEQGRYLQMMFEKQCKPGNETFKAPSSIIETPSGGSSNATKDSLAKNEMEASQVNHGRSGPDQVKGSTTFEEGSLEKCGKPDSPKTEHAIASEDSAQAPKRQRTE